Proteins from a genomic interval of Xylocopa sonorina isolate GNS202 chromosome 4, iyXylSono1_principal, whole genome shotgun sequence:
- the LOC143423297 gene encoding uncharacterized protein LOC143423297, protein MYKQHKEKGNDYFSLQYVSQLRFSLSIYATVIDNVRSNPTSSLAERVTESSSWGGCGSFEGVPSNSDPRLEVRGNIRRTDTRKSEVRPSGGRSTTTATCSRGSTSVKLTLNFVYGIDADRSAWSIIGLYRRR, encoded by the exons ATGTACAAACAGCATAAAGAAAAAGGGAATGATTATTTTTCACTTCAG TATGTAAGTCAACTGAGATTCTCATTATCCATATATGCGACGGTCATCGATAACGTTCGGAGTAATCCGACCTCTTCGCTCGCTGAAAGGGTGACAGAATCAAGCAGTTGGGGAGGCTGCGGAAGCTTTGAGGGGGTGCCGAGCAACTCCGATCCTCGGCTGGAAGTGCGCGGTAACATTCGACGAACAGACACGAGAAAATCCGAAGTCAGACCGAGCGGAGGACGTTCTACGACGACAGCGACATGTTCGCGGGGTTCGACCTCCGTGAAATTAACATTGAATTTTGTATACGGTATCGACGCTGACAGATCTGCGTGGTCAATAATCGGCCTCTACCGTCGCCGATAA
- the LOC143423296 gene encoding GDP-D-glucose phosphorylase 1 — MDDSFGAQVNNVFIQNIDKDEKSNFDVMLRDKWLEAQKNGAFRYILNIQDFKILNGKYQFLAQLNIDRGSNRRSPERLTSMKQPFDDKHFNFTKLLPQEIITSVNSTEEDYTIAINNSPFEYCHSLLLPERNKKLPQIATKYSLLKAIELFSLSSSPYLRVCFNSLCAHASVNHLHWHLYYLNKRMLLEYIDLKEYAGPVQILDNYPAMGYCIQYSNFQSIDDFANWALLIISYLQNAEIAHNVYITRARLNIEEEYKNLRIYIWARKSVTCTKNTAAFNSAACELFGHLSIKSVEIYKNLSEEYVTHMFREATEETFYSIFTKIQNLIEEKLKENKSSI, encoded by the exons ATGGATGATAGTTTTGGTGCTCAGGTGAATAATGTTTTTATACAAAACATTGATAAAGACGAGAAATCTAATTTTGATGTTATGTTAAGAGATAAATGGCTAGAGGCTCAAAAGAATGGTGCATTTCGATATATATTGAACATTCAAGATTTTAAAATATTGAATGGAAAATATCAGTTCTTAGCACAG CTGAACATTGATCGTGGTTCTAATAGGCGGTCTCCAGAAAGACTTACATCAATGAAACAGCCTTTCGATGACAAGCATTTTAATTTCACAAAACTTCTACCACAGGAAATAATAACAAGTGTAAATAGCACAGAGGAAGATTATACAATTGCAATTAACAATAGTCCATTTGAGTATTGTCATTCTTTGCTATTGCCGGAAAGGAATAAAAAGTTACCACAAATTGCAACAAAGTATAGTCTATTGAAAGCTATTGAATTATTTTCATTAAGTTCCTCTCC ATATCTGAGGGTTTGTTTTAATAGTCTTTGTGCTCATGCGTCTGTGAACCACCTTCACTGGCACCTCTACTACTTAAATAAGCGGATGTTATTGGAATATATT GACCTTAAAGAATATGCTGGTCCTGTACAAATATTGGACAACTACCCAGCAATGGGATATTGTATACAATATTCCAATTTTCAGAGCATAGATGATTTTGCTAACTGGGCGCTTTTAATAATAAGCTATTTACAAAATGCAGAAATAGCGCACAATGTTTATATTACAAGGGCAAGACTAAATATTGAGGAAGAGTATAAAAATTTAAGAATATACATTTGGGCTAGGAAATCTGTTACATGTACAAAAAATACTGCTGCTTTCAATTCTGCAGCTTGTGAACTTTTTGGACATCTATCAATAAAAT CTGTAGAAATATATAAGAATTTATCGGAAGAATATGTAACACATATGTTTCGGGAAGCAACTGAAGAAACGTTCTATTCAATCTTTACTAAAATACAAAATTTAATAGAGGAAAAATTAAAGGAGAATAAGTCTAGCATATAA
- the LOC143423054 gene encoding SET domain-containing protein SmydA-8 isoform X2 — protein sequence MESQTTCAICGKSTIHKCSACENVYYCSKQHQKKDWKKHAKICKPFKLAENPILGRYYVATRNISIGEIILKDEEPLIAGPMNNSVPVCLKCYTVLNESIATPCTNCGWPLCQKCKEHGLECNFSSSRRDDKVSITKFGYPHPSYQCINVIRALSLKNTNAEVYNKLMSLESHCDRIKDKDSFLFEEPLNTARFVKRFFRADDVSEEEITKIIGILQVNGHEVPITEPPYVAVYELASLLEHNCRANCSKSFTDTGGLIIHAAMPIAKGDNISICYTDPLWGTANRRHHLSKTKFFECSCDRCKDPTEFGTMFDALKCNQMNCSGYMLPKTFLAQSQEDYTCNICKSITSYEQAEKMLEDIGICLSNMKKQDITACKEFLNRYKSVLHANHFYNVDVMIALSQLIGHQTGGIVEVEENLLIEKMNLCRILSELLKLLVPAENRIRGLILFELHAVLAEYSRRHVDMDTLTKLLQESKKCLLSAHQLLKYEPKILPEGFVVQQAEKNLEQMNKLLKQFNVE from the exons ATGGAATCCCAGACTACCTGTGCGATTTGCGGAAAGAGCACGATTCATAAATGCAGCGCTTGTGAAAATGTTTATTACTGCAGCAAGCAGCATCAAAAGAAGGACTGGAAGAAACATGCGAAAATCTGTAAACCCTTCAAG TTAGCAGAAAATCCTATATTGGGCCGATATTATGTAGCCACAAGGAATATCAGCATAGGAGAAATTATTCTGAAGGATGAGGAACCTTTAATCGCAGGCCCTATGAACAACAGTGTCCCCGTGTGTCTCAAATGTTACACAGTGTTGAATGAGAGCATTGCAACACCTTGTACAAATTGCGGTTGGCCTCTTTGCCAAAAGTGTAAAGAGCATGGATTGGAATGCAATTTCTCTTCTTCTCGCAGAGATGATAAG GTATCTATAACTAAATTTGGCTATCCTCATCCAAGTTATCAATGTATAAACGTCATAAGAGCGTTATCATTGAAGAACACTAATGCAGAAGTTTATAACAAACTCATGTCTCTAGAAAGTCATTGTGATCGAATAAAAGACAAAGACAGTTTTCTATTCGAAGAACCATTGAACACTGCTCGGTTCGTTAAAAGGTTCTTTAGAGCAGATGATGTGTCCGAAGAAGAAATTACGAAAATTATCGGAATTTTACAG GTTAACGGGCACGAAGTCCCCATTACAGAACCACCGTACGTGGCAGTTTATGAATTGGCGTCGTTACTTGAACATAACTGTAGAGCAAATTGTTCGAAAAGTTTCACTGACACCGGAGGGTTAATTATTCATGCTGCAATGCCAATTGCAAAGG GTGACAACATTTCCATATGTTACACGGATCCGTTGTGGGGTACTGCGAACAGAAGACATCACTTGTCCAAGACAAAATTTTTTGAATGCTCTTGTGATCGATGTAAGGATCCCACTGAGTTTGGAACTATGTTTGACGCTTTAAAATGCAATCAGAT GAACTGTTCAGGATACATGTTACCAAAAACTTTCCTCGCCCAAAGTCAAGAAGATTATACCTGCAATATTTGTAAATCGATTACTTCGTACGAACAGGCTGAGAAAATGCTGGAAGACATTGGTATATGCCTCTCGAACATGAAGAAGCAAGATATTACCGCATGTAAAGAATTTCTGAATCGTTATAAATCTGTCCTCCACGCGAATCATTTTTACAATGTTGACGTAATGATTGCCTTAAGTCAGCTGATCGGTCATCAAACCGGAGGAATAGTAGAAGTAGAAGAAAATCTGCTCATCGAGAAGATGAATCTGTGCAGAATACTCAGCGAGTTATTGAAGCTTCTCGTCCCTG CTGAAAACCGAATTCGAGGTCTCATTCTTTTTGAGTTACATGCAGTCCTCGCTGAATATAGTAGAAGACACGTAGATATGGATACATTGACAAAGTTACTG cAGGAATCGAAGAAATGTTTACTTAGCGCACATCAGTTGTTGAAGTATGAACCAAAAATTTTACCAGAGGGATTTGTAGTTCAACAAGCTGAGAAAAATTTAGAACAAATGAATAAACTTCTGAAACAATTTAATGTGGAATAA
- the LOC143423054 gene encoding SET domain-containing protein SmydA-8 isoform X1 yields MESQTTCAICGKSTIHKCSACENVYYCSKQHQKKDWKKHAKICKPFKLAENPILGRYYVATRNISIGEIILKDEEPLIAGPMNNSVPVCLKCYTVLNESIATPCTNCGWPLCQKCKEHGLECNFSSSRRDDKVSITKFGYPHPSYQCINVIRALSLKNTNAEVYNKLMSLESHCDRIKDKDSFLFEEPLNTARFVKRFFRADDVSEEEITKIIGILQVNGHEVPITEPPYVAVYELASLLEHNCRANCSKSFTDTGGLIIHAAMPIAKGDNISICYTDPLWGTANRRHHLSKTKFFECSCDRCKDPTEFGTMFDALKCNQMNCSGYMLPKTFLAQSQEDYTCNICKSITSYEQAEKMLEDIGICLSNMKKQDITACKEFLNRYKSVLHANHFYNVDVMIALSQLIGHQTGGIVEVEENLLIEKMNLCRILSELLKLLVPGISNIISIWIRIIVKYNTCLWCFISAENRIRGLILFELHAVLAEYSRRHVDMDTLTKLLQESKKCLLSAHQLLKYEPKILPEGFVVQQAEKNLEQMNKLLKQFNVE; encoded by the exons ATGGAATCCCAGACTACCTGTGCGATTTGCGGAAAGAGCACGATTCATAAATGCAGCGCTTGTGAAAATGTTTATTACTGCAGCAAGCAGCATCAAAAGAAGGACTGGAAGAAACATGCGAAAATCTGTAAACCCTTCAAG TTAGCAGAAAATCCTATATTGGGCCGATATTATGTAGCCACAAGGAATATCAGCATAGGAGAAATTATTCTGAAGGATGAGGAACCTTTAATCGCAGGCCCTATGAACAACAGTGTCCCCGTGTGTCTCAAATGTTACACAGTGTTGAATGAGAGCATTGCAACACCTTGTACAAATTGCGGTTGGCCTCTTTGCCAAAAGTGTAAAGAGCATGGATTGGAATGCAATTTCTCTTCTTCTCGCAGAGATGATAAG GTATCTATAACTAAATTTGGCTATCCTCATCCAAGTTATCAATGTATAAACGTCATAAGAGCGTTATCATTGAAGAACACTAATGCAGAAGTTTATAACAAACTCATGTCTCTAGAAAGTCATTGTGATCGAATAAAAGACAAAGACAGTTTTCTATTCGAAGAACCATTGAACACTGCTCGGTTCGTTAAAAGGTTCTTTAGAGCAGATGATGTGTCCGAAGAAGAAATTACGAAAATTATCGGAATTTTACAG GTTAACGGGCACGAAGTCCCCATTACAGAACCACCGTACGTGGCAGTTTATGAATTGGCGTCGTTACTTGAACATAACTGTAGAGCAAATTGTTCGAAAAGTTTCACTGACACCGGAGGGTTAATTATTCATGCTGCAATGCCAATTGCAAAGG GTGACAACATTTCCATATGTTACACGGATCCGTTGTGGGGTACTGCGAACAGAAGACATCACTTGTCCAAGACAAAATTTTTTGAATGCTCTTGTGATCGATGTAAGGATCCCACTGAGTTTGGAACTATGTTTGACGCTTTAAAATGCAATCAGAT GAACTGTTCAGGATACATGTTACCAAAAACTTTCCTCGCCCAAAGTCAAGAAGATTATACCTGCAATATTTGTAAATCGATTACTTCGTACGAACAGGCTGAGAAAATGCTGGAAGACATTGGTATATGCCTCTCGAACATGAAGAAGCAAGATATTACCGCATGTAAAGAATTTCTGAATCGTTATAAATCTGTCCTCCACGCGAATCATTTTTACAATGTTGACGTAATGATTGCCTTAAGTCAGCTGATCGGTCATCAAACCGGAGGAATAGTAGAAGTAGAAGAAAATCTGCTCATCGAGAAGATGAATCTGTGCAGAATACTCAGCGAGTTATTGAAGCTTCTCGTCCCTGGTATTTCGAATATTATAAGTATATGGATTAGaattattgtaaaatataataccTGTTTGTGGTGTTTTATTTCAGCTGAAAACCGAATTCGAGGTCTCATTCTTTTTGAGTTACATGCAGTCCTCGCTGAATATAGTAGAAGACACGTAGATATGGATACATTGACAAAGTTACTG cAGGAATCGAAGAAATGTTTACTTAGCGCACATCAGTTGTTGAAGTATGAACCAAAAATTTTACCAGAGGGATTTGTAGTTCAACAAGCTGAGAAAAATTTAGAACAAATGAATAAACTTCTGAAACAATTTAATGTGGAATAA
- the LOC143422662 gene encoding arylsulfatase B, whose amino-acid sequence MADDLGWNDVSFHGSNQIPTPNIDALGYNGIILNRHYVLPSSTPSRAAFFTGLYPIRIGMQGDGIRGGEPRGLPLDIKILPEYLRGLGYATKLVGKWHMGYHTPQYTPLHRGFDTFFGFFNSHISYYDYRYSNQNMSGYDMHRGDDPAHGINREYATDLFTEEALRIIENHEPMRPLYLHISHLAVHAPLEQPNNDEYINLRFKHILEPIRRKYADMVTRLDESVGHIVHALGEKGMLRDSLILFITDNGAAPVGKYKNWGSNYPLRGTKYTLYEGGVRGVAILWSLRLQKVARVSNQLIHMTDWLPTLYGVAGGNLKDLGEIDGVDQWRVLSEGRGSARDKLLLNIDEVLKTEGVIYSRFKLLRGSVDNGYYDGYYGNYKEKPESLTAYTYTDDVLRSVVSQSMYLGGPVTQPSTMSRLREEATIHCEVNVTHYHGYAFTTCNVTECLFDVVNDPCETKNVAEAYSRIAKDLNLYLEQYGRILKKQIRVPVDWLADPRRRNNTWEPWKISGSDAYSSNAAAVLQQFFCFHISIIFVSVLSSAFI is encoded by the exons ATGGCTGACGATCTG GGGTGGAACGATGTTAGTTTTCATGGATCGAATCAGATACCAACCCCTAACATCGACGCTCTGGGATACAATGGGATTATATTGAACAGACATTACGTATTACCATCGAGTACACCGTCCAGGGCAGCTTTCTTCACTGGACTCTACCCGATACGTATCG GAATGCAAGGAGATGGAATTCGCGGTGGTGAACCGCGAGGTCTTCCGCTGGATATAAAAATTTTGCCGGAGTATTTACGTGGTTTAGGATACGCCACGAAATTAGTTGGAAAATGGCACATGGGTTACCATACACCTCAGTATACACCATTGCATAGAGGCTTTGACACGTTCTTTGGTTTCTTCAACAGCCACATCTCTTATTATGATTACAGATATTCCAATCAG AATATGAGCGGATACGACATGCATCGCGGAGATGACCCTGCGCATGGGATTAATCGCGAGTACGCGACAGACCTCTTCACCGAAGAAGCGCTGCGGATTATCGAAAACCACGAGCCGATGAGACCTTTGTACCTTCACATTTCGCATCTCGCTGTCCACGCTCCGTTGGAACAGCCCAACAACGATGAATACATCAACCTAAGGTTCAAGCACATCCTTGAACCAATTCGTCGGAAATACGCCG ATATGGTTACGAGATTGGACGAGTCGGTCGGACACATCGTGCACGCGTTAGGCGAGAAAGGAATGCTCAGGGACTCCCTGATTTTGTTCATTACTGATAACGGCGCAGCGCCGGTCGGTAAATACAAAAATTGGGGCTCGAACTACCCCCTGAGAGGG ACAAAATATACTTTGTACGAGGGAGGCGTCAGAGGCGTCGCGATATTATGGTCGTTGAGGTTGCAAAAAGTGGCACGTGTCTCGAATCAATTGATACACATGACAGACTGGCTACCGACGCTGTACGGCGTGGCTGGTGGTAATCTGAAAGATCTCGGTGAGATCGACGGGGTCGATCAATGGCGCGTACTTAGCGAGGGACGCGGAAGTGCGAGGGATAAACTTTTACTGAATATCGACGAGGTGCTGAAAACCGAGGGAGTTATATATAGTCGATTCAAATTATTGCGAG GTTCCGTCGACAATGGCTACTACGACGGATACTACGGTAATTACAAAGAAAAACCGGAATCGTTAACGGCGTACACGTACACGGACGATGTGCTGAGAAGCGTTGTTTCTCAAAGCATGTACTTGGGTGGTCCAGTAACACAGCCAAGTACAATGTCACGATTACGCGAGGAAGCAACGATCCACTGTGAGGTGAACGTAACACATTATCATGGATACGCGTTCACCACTTGTAACGTTACGGAATGTTTGTTCGATGTAGTCAACGATCCGTGTGAAACGAAAAACGTCGCCGAGGCTTATTCCCGG ATCGCCAAAGATTTAAATCTGTATCTGGAACAATACGGACGTATTCTGAAGAAGCAAATCAGGGTACCTGTCGATTGGCTGGCCGATCCAAGGAGAAGGAACAATACGTGGGAGCCGTGGAAAATTTCAGGAAGCGACGCGTATTCTTCGAACGCTGCTGCAGTATTACAACAGTTCTTTTGCTTTCACATCTCGATCATTTTCGTTTCCGTCTTGTCGAGTGCTTTCATTTAA
- the LOC143422663 gene encoding arylsulfatase I, with amino-acid sequence MPCVSKQTILFLLAGTVVFGCILIIALQPKPQAQQRPNIIIIMADDLGWNDVSFHGANQVPTPNIDALAYNGVISQRHYVLPFCTPSRTAFLTGRYPIRTGMQGSPLQPGEPRAIPLINTLLPEYLQKLGYATHLVGKWHVGYYTNYHTPTYRGFDTFLGYYSGYITYFNHTIEQQHRVGHDLHYDSHGNLSVKYDFEYMTDLISKRAEDIISSQDPSTPLYLHLSHLAAHSSNAKEEMEVRDTKHMNDTLSHIKDFNRRKLAGVVTALDESVGRIVQALRRADMLKNSIIVFMSDNGAPTMGMLQNFGSNYPLRGLKSTLFEGGVRGVACIYSPLIKNPRRISNELIHIADWVPTLYSAAGGNLEDLDENLDGVNQWATIVSGKVTLRKSVLLNIEEVRNTSAALMGRYKLINGAEPLYNGYYGDSGTNNSYPEYNVSSVFHSPAGVAIADISDHPLSVNDVIKLREDAKVLCNNVMSNSNCTDKCLFDVYDDPCETMDLSADKLDIVNELNDYIAEYKKVLMYQTNKPVDPNSFPEYFNGTWMPWLQTPIEDFKYFEVD; translated from the exons ATGCCGTGCGTATCGAAACAGACGATTCTCTTTTTACTGGCTGGGACTGTCGTTTTCGGATGCATTTTGATCATAGCGTTGCAACCGAAACCGCAGGCTCAGCAGCGGCCCAATATAATCATTATCATGGCGGATGATCTT GGTTGGAACGACGTGAGCTTCCATGGCGCTAATCAAGTACCCACTCCAAATATAGACGCTTTAGCGTACAATGGCGTGATATCACAACGGCATTATGTTTTACCATTTTGTACACCATCGAGGACAGCCTTTCTTACCGGGCGATATCCTATCCGAACAG GTATGCAAGGTTCTCCTCTGCAACCAGGTGAACCTCGCGCGATACCTCTAATCAATACTCTTCTACCTGAATACCTGCAAAAATTAGGATACGCCACACATCTTGTAGGGAAATGGCACGTTGGCTATTATACTAATTACCATACACCAACTTATCGTGGCTTCGATACCTTTTTAGGATACTACAGTGGTTACATCACATACTTCAATCACACTATCGAACAGCAA CATCGGGTTGGCCACGATCTGCATTACGATAGCCATGGGAATTTGTCAGTTAAGTACGATTTCGAGTACATGACCGATCTCATATCGAAAAGAGCCGAGGACATCATTTCGAGCCAGGATCCGAGCACACCCCTTTACTTGCACCTGTCGCATCTTGCTGCTCATTCCAGCAACGCCAAAGAAGAGATGGAGGTTCGCGATACGAAACACATGAACGATACTCTAAGTCATATCaaagatttcaacagaagaAAGCTCGCAG GTGTTGTTACCGCGCTGGACGAATCCGTAGGTAGAATTGTTCAAGCGTTGAGACGCGCGGACATGTTGAAAAATTCGATTATCGTGTTCATGTCGGACAACGGTGCGCCAACAATGGGGATGTTGCAGAATTTTGGGTCAAACTATCCTTTGCGAGGG TTGAAATCCACACTGTTCGAAGGTGGAGTTCGTGGGGTCGCATGCATCTATTCACCGTTAATAAAAAATCCCCGTAGGATATCGAATGAATTAATTCATATAGCGGATTGGGTACCAACCTTGTATTCCGCGGCTGGTGGTAACTTGGAGGATCTGGACGAGAATCTGGACGGTGTTAATCAATGGGCTACTATCGTCTCTGGAAAAGTAACTTTACGCAAGAGCGTGTTATTGAATATAGAGGAAGTGAGGAATACCTCGGCAGCTTTAATGGGAAGATACAAACTGATTAATG GAGCAGAACCCTTATATAATGGTTACTATGGCGATAGTGGGACGAATAACTCATATCCAGAATACAATGTATCAAGCGTTTTTCATTCACCCGCGGGTGTTGCCATTGCTGATATATCGGACCATCCATTAAGCGTTAACGATGTAATTAAGCTTCGAGAAGACGCGAAAGTTCTTTGCAATAACGTAATGAGTAATTCGAATTGCACGGACAAATGTTTGTTCGACGTTTATGACGATCCTTGTGAAACGATGGATTTATCTGCGGACAAGTTAGAC ATCGTTAACGAACTGAACGACTACATCGCAGAGTACAAGAAAGTGTTGATGTATCAAACGAACAAACCAGTGGATCCAAATTCCTTCCCCGAGTACTTCAATGGAACGTGGATGCCGTGGTTGCAAACGCCCATAGAAGATTTTAAATACTTCGAAGTTGATTAA
- the LOC143422818 gene encoding protein Wnt-11b-1, giving the protein MMVTKRSDDKTRMLLFLLLIQGGECIKWLALGRTGDGYTWTREACTSAKSSGLLERKQARACRATPDVMPSLVQAARDTSTVCQQAFRHRRWNCSSIERAPDYTPELLTGTREQAFVYAMSAAAAVWRLARGCALGSLAACSCATPPRKEPPSPSALISLSSFTATSVSFDAPSARNSFKWGGCGDDVRSASRMAKRFLQGATPPGTGATTKFMHAVNMHNNRAGRRAVEQSLTLECKCHGVSGSCSVRTCWRGLGSSGPTAAGSRLLRRYATAAEVRPRSGGRLPPLYHHDNLLYTTKSPDYCLPDKKRGSLGTVGRQCNGSSTGYEGCEYLCCGRGHITKTEEVLERCDCKYISCCYVKCKTCRKIVKTYECK; this is encoded by the exons ATGATGGTTACGAAGAGAAGCGATGATAAAACTCGGATGCTCCTGTTCCTGTTGCTGATTCAAGGCGGCGAATGCATCAAGTGGCT GGCTCTCGGCCGTACCGGAGATGGCTACACGTGGACAAGGGAGGCCTGCACCAGCGCGAAAAGCTCCGGGCTTTTGGAGAGAAAGCAGGCAAGGGCGTGCAGAGCGACGCCGGATGTGATGCCCAGCCTGGTCCAAGCTGCGAGGGATACATCGACGGTATGCCAGCAAGCATTTCGACATCGTAGGTGGAATTGCAGCAGCATCGAGCGTGCGCCAGATTATACGCCTGAATTACTTACCG GTACCAGGGAACAAGCGTTCGTGTACGCGATGTCGGCGGCCGCAGCAGTTTGGAGGCTAGCAAGAGGATGCGCTTTAGGCAGCCTCGCCGCCTGTTCCTGCGCCACTCCACCGAGAAAAGAGCCCCCATCGCCATCCGCCTTAATTTCACTTTCGTCCTTCACTGCGACGTCCGTCTCTTTCGACGCGCCGTCCGCCAGGAATTCCTTCAAATGGGGTGGCTGCGGCGACGATGTTAGATCCGCTTCCAGGATGGCCAAGAGATTTCTTCAAGGCGCGACGCCTCCTGGTACAGGTGCAACGACGAAGTTTATGCACGCTGTTAACATGCATAACAACCGCGCGGGTCGAAGG GCAGTGGAACAATCCTTGACTCTGGAGTGCAAGTGTCACGGAGTGTCCGGCTCGTGCAGCGTGCGTACGTGTTGGAGAGGACTCGGCTCCTCGGGACCGACGGCAGCGGGGAGTCGCCTCCTTCGAAGATACGCAACCGCGGCTGAGGTGCGACCAAGATCGGGAGGAAGGTTACCACCGTTGTACCATCACGATAATCTGTTGTACACCACCAAAAGCCCGGACTATTGTCTCCCCGACAAGAAGAGAGGAAGTCTTGGAACTGTTGGCAG GCAATGTAATGGCAGTAGTACCGGATACGAAGGCTGCGAGTACCTTTGTTGCGGTCGGGGCCATATCACTAAGACGGAAGAGGTTTTGGAAAGATGTGATTGCAAGTATATAAGCTGCTGTTACGTTAAGTGCAAGACGTGTAGGAAAATCGTGAAAACTTACGAGTGCAAATGA